In Streptomyces sp. NBC_00683, the DNA window GTGCCCGCGGTCTCGGGCACCGGCTTCTGTTCGGCCAGCGACCCTGCGAGGGCCAGGACGAAGACGATCGGGAGGAAGCGGCCGAGCAGCATCGCGATGCCGATGGTGCTGTTGAACCACTGGGTGTCCGCGTTCAGTCCTGCGAAGGCTGAGCCGTTGTTGTTCGCCCCGGAGGTGTAGGCGTACAGGATCTCGGAGAAGCCGTGCGCGCCGGAGTTCGTCATCGAGTTGCCCGGAGTGGGCAGAGCCATCGCCACGGCGGTGAAACCGAGCACGAGTGCCGGGGTGATGAGGATGTAGCAGGCCGCGAGCTTGATCTGGCGCGTGCCGATCTTCTTGCCCAGGTACTCCGGGGTCCGCCCGACCATGAGCCCCGCGATGAACACCGCGATGACCGCCATGATCAGCATGCCGTACAGGCCGGATCCGACACCACCGGGTGCGATCTCGCCCAACTGCATGCCCAGCATCGTGATGCCACCGCCGAAGCCGGTGTACGAGGAGTGGAACGAGTTCACGGCACCGGTCGAGGTCAGCGTGGTGGCGACCGCGAAGATCGACGAGCCGGCGATCCCGAAGCGGGTCTCCTTGCCCTCCATCGCCCCGCCCGCGATGTCGAACGCAGGTCCGTGGTGGGCAAATTCGGTCCACATCATCAGCGCGGTGAAGCCGAGCCAGATGGTGGCCATCGTGCCGAGGATCGCGTACCCCTGCCTGAGCGAGCCGACCATGCGGCCGAAGGTGCGGGTCAGCGCGAACGGGATCAGCAGGATGAGGAAGATCTCGAACAGGTTGGAGAGCGGGTCGGGGTTCTCGAAGGGGTGGGAGGAGTTGGCGTTGAAGTAGCCGCCGCCGTTGGTGCCCAGTTCCTTGATGGCCTCCTGGGACGCGACCGCGCCACCGTTCCACTCCTGCGTGCCGCCCATGAACTGGCCCACCTCGTGGATGCCGGAGAAGTTCTGGATGGCACCGCAGGCGACCAGGACGAGCGCACCGATCACCGAGATCGGCACCAGGATGCGGACGGTGCCGCGCACCAGGTCGGCCCAGAAGTTGCCGAGCTCACCCGTACGTGCCCGTGCGAAGCCCCGGACGAGTGCCACCGCGACGGCCATGCCGACGGCGGCGGAGAGGAAGTTCTGCACCGCGAGGCCGCCGGTCTGCACGACGTGGCCCATGGCCTGCTCGCCGTAGTACGACTGCCAGTTGGTGTTGGCCACGAACGAAGCGGCCGTGTTGAACGCCTGGTCCGGGTCGATGGAGGAGAAGCCGAGCGAGCCGGGCAGCGAGCTCTGTACCCGTTGCATGAGGTACAGGAAGAGAACACTCACCGCCGAGAAGGCGAGCACGCCCCGCAGGTAGGCGGGCCACCTCATTTCGGCGGCAGGGTTGGCGCCGATGGCCTTGTATATCCACTTCTCCGGCCTGTAGTGCTTCTCGGAGGAGTAGACCCTGGCCATGTAGTCGCCCAGCGGACGGTACGCGAGCGC includes these proteins:
- the kdpA gene encoding potassium-transporting ATPase subunit KdpA, with the translated sequence MSPQTAGVLQLLALIAALALAYRPLGDYMARVYSSEKHYRPEKWIYKAIGANPAAEMRWPAYLRGVLAFSAVSVLFLYLMQRVQSSLPGSLGFSSIDPDQAFNTAASFVANTNWQSYYGEQAMGHVVQTGGLAVQNFLSAAVGMAVAVALVRGFARARTGELGNFWADLVRGTVRILVPISVIGALVLVACGAIQNFSGIHEVGQFMGGTQEWNGGAVASQEAIKELGTNGGGYFNANSSHPFENPDPLSNLFEIFLILLIPFALTRTFGRMVGSLRQGYAILGTMATIWLGFTALMMWTEFAHHGPAFDIAGGAMEGKETRFGIAGSSIFAVATTLTSTGAVNSFHSSYTGFGGGITMLGMQLGEIAPGGVGSGLYGMLIMAVIAVFIAGLMVGRTPEYLGKKIGTRQIKLAACYILITPALVLGFTAVAMALPTPGNSMTNSGAHGFSEILYAYTSGANNNGSAFAGLNADTQWFNSTIGIAMLLGRFLPIVFVLALAGSLAEQKPVPETAGTLRTDKPLYAGLLVGTILIITGLTYFPALALGPLAEGLAS